In Siniperca chuatsi isolate FFG_IHB_CAS linkage group LG16, ASM2008510v1, whole genome shotgun sequence, the following proteins share a genomic window:
- the ufl1 gene encoding E3 UFM1-protein ligase 1 has product MAADWEEIRRLAADFQRAQFADTVQRLSERNCIEIISKLVQDKKLDVVHTLDGKEYITPAQISREIRDELYVHGGRINIVDLQQIINVDWVHVESRASDIAKSDKGVQLVLGQLIDDTYLDRLAEEVNDKLQEAGLISIAELCKNYDLPGDFLSEELSKRLGKLIQGEMDQYNRGVIFTPAFVARHKAKIRGLFSAITRPTPVSSMIGAFGFQEHLLYCVLEELVNTGRLKGSVVGGRQDKAVYIPDIYAKTQNAWVDSFLQQNGYLEFDALVRLGIPDSPSYIKKRFKSNKLLFLRAACVGQALVDQVEASVEEAVNSATWTDIQPILPSCLSTEDIGMLINQAMRNTNVQSSARVLGGTVVVSEKFISNCLSLFDEAMQQKAQKEVKNNPVFLITEDDLKQTSMLTESSAPSKKEKREAERRKKVTEGSGSVKAGGGGNAREIRIRKTKKKGRKDEDSDEETGPSQQNRGKQTAAPFMAQEEIVAVLEERLSDCPEEILSELAEHLVRPLTKAYQEVLRTVFMSSTSSPSGANKKKSMKDLQEEITNLYNNIRLFEKGTKFFSDETQVHIAKHVLKTLCTDVTNILVNFLAADLMMSVENPSTITSEVRVKILGKLSEETKGPLMKLHNCLNSKTIEDFLTNIETCAEVCGFMLKKGDKKKERQAAFLHRQALTEQLKETEDPALVLHLTSVLQFQASTHCMLHAPGRCVPQIIGTLTGRIPTDQQQLLSAYQSLVVKQLVSQSQSRKQEAAEGEADKAEEQDEEARSVRTQLMALTPQVKDLVLSQRKTPFTED; this is encoded by the exons ATGGCGGCTGACTGGGAAGAAATTCGACGGCTTGCTGCAGATTTTCAGAGAGCACAGTTTGCTGACACAGTGCAAAG GCTGTCGGAGAGGAATTGCATTGAAATAATTTCAAAACTGGTCCAAGACAAGAAGCTGGATGTGGTGCACACACTTGATGGAAAGGAGTATATCACCCCAGCACAAATCAGCAGGGAGATCCGAGATGAACTCTACGTCCATGGAG GGCGAATCAACATCGTAGACCTCCAGCAG ATTATTAATGTGGATTGGGTCCATGTTGAAAGTAGAGCAAGTGACATTGCAAAATCCGATAAAGGGGTTCAACTTGTACTGGGACAACTTATTGATGA CACATACCTGGACCGCTTGGCTGAGGAGGTGAATGACAAACTGCAGGAGGCTGGTTTGATCAGTATTGCAGAACTGTGTAAAAACTACGACCTTCCAGGAGATTTCTTATCTGAG GAGTTGTCAAAGCGTCTTGGGAAGCTTATCCAAGGTGAAATGGACCAGTACAACAGGGGGGTCATATTTACTCCAGCTTTTGTTGCTCGTCACAAAGCTAAGATACGAGGACTTTTCAGCGCCATCACAAG GCCAACACCTGTCAGCAGCATGATTGGAGCATTTGGATTTCAGGAACATCTTCTGTACT GTGTCCTGGAGGAGTTGGTGAATACTGGACGCCTAAAAGGAAGCGTGGTTGGAGGTCGGCAGGACAAAGCTGTGTACATCCCTGATATTTATGCCAAAACACAGAATGCCTGGGTGGACTCTTTCCTCCAGCAGAATGGATATTTAG AGTTTGATGCGTTGGTCAGATTGGGGATCCCAGACTCCCCCAGCTACATTAAGAAGCGCTTCAAGTCCAACAAGCTGCTGTTCCTCAGAGCAGCCTGTGTGGGTCAGGCTCTGGTCGACCAAGTGGAGGCCTCTGTGGAAGAAGCTGTCAATTCTGCTACATGGACTGACATACAG CCGATTTTGCCCAGCTGCCTGTCAACAGAGGACATCGGGATGTTGATCAACCAGGCTATGAGAAACACTAATGTCCAGTCCTCTGCCAGAGTGCTGGGAGGCACAGTCGTCGTCAGTGAGAAGTTCATCAGCAACTGCCTCTCTTTATTCGATGAAGCCATGCAGCAGAAAGCTCAGAAG GAAGTCAAGAACAATCCAGTGTTTCTGATAACTGAAGATGATCTGAAGCAGACATCCATGCTGACAGAGAGCTCTGCACcttctaaaaaggaaaagagagaagcagagcGCAGGAAGAAGGTTACAG AGGGTAGTGGCAGTGTGAAAGCAGGCGGAGGAGGCAACGCCAGAGAGATCCGGATTCGTAAAACcaagaagaaaggaaggaaagatgaGGACAGCGATGAGGAAACCGGACCTTCACAGCAAA ATCGTGGCAAACAGACTGCAGCCCCCTTTATGGCCCAAGAGGAGATCGTGGCTGTTCTAGAGGAGAGATTGAGTGACTGCCCCGAAGAAATCCTCTCTGAGCTGGCAGAGCATTTAGTAAG GCCTCTGACTAAAGCCTATCAGGAGGTGCTGCGGACAGTGTTCATGTCCTCCACCAGCTCTCCATCAGGGGCCAACAAGAAGAAGAGCATGAAGGATCTACAGGAGGAGATCACCAACCTGTACAACAACATCCGACTCTTTGAAAAAGGCACCAAGTTCTTCTCTG ATGAAACCCAGGTCCACATTGCCAAGCATGTCCTGAAGACCCTGTGCACAGATGTCACCAACATCCTGGTCAACTTCCTGGCTGCTGACCTGATGATGTCTGTGGAGAATCCCAGCACCATCACCAGTGAG GTCAGAGTGAAGATTTTGGGCAAACTGTCAGAGGAGACCAAAGGACCTCTCATGAAGCTGCACAACTGCCTGAACAGCAAA ACTATTGAAGACTTCCTGACCAACATAGAGACCTGTGCAGAGGTATGTGGCTTCATGCTAAAGAAGGGAGACAAGAAAAAGGAGAG ACAGGCAGCGTTCCTGCACCGTCAGGCTCTCACTGAGCAGCTGAAGGAGACGGAGGATCCAGCTCTGGTCCTCCACCTGACCAGTGTGCTGCAGTTTCAGGCCAGCACCCACTGCATGCTGCACGCTCCTGGACGCTGCGTGCCTCAGATCATCGGCACCCTCACGGGGCGAATACCCACA gaccagcagcagctgctgtctgcctaCCAGAGCCTGGTGGTGAAACAGCTGGTGAGCCAGAGTCAGAGCAGAAAGCAGGAGGCGGCCGAGGGCGAGGCCGATAAAGCAGAGGAGCAGGATGAGGAGGCCAGGAGCGTCCGCACACAGCTCATGGCCCTAACACCACAAGTCAAGGATCTGGTGCTGTCCCAGAGGAAGACGCCTTTCACAGAGGACTGA